One Miscanthus floridulus cultivar M001 chromosome 11, ASM1932011v1, whole genome shotgun sequence DNA window includes the following coding sequences:
- the LOC136492942 gene encoding probable protein phosphatase 2C 37 — protein sequence MVMASAGVNVPATGAGGDGVGNPTAAPAATQECRLRRRGRLEPQGSGEAGPSWVRRLRPAASRFSSSSSSQSASQGSSQEEADPEVQEMELAPLTPAGLQPEPEPEPEPVAAVAAQQVWPVAFGSVTMAGRMRIMEDTVSLHPNLCTWAADGSPMHFFAVFDGHGGTHVSALCRERMHELVAEELEREGAAFLRRRQASSDAAFLGGPGPAAEPWSEQAEEERAWRAALMRSFRRVDAMAPLACACGRVARPSCGCLLSASGAAARSAGIVGSTAVVAILVRGSLIVANCGDSRAVLCRGPEGTPPVPLSFDHKPNRPDEMARITATGGRVLFINGYRVRGILAMSRAIGDRLLRPEVIAEPEITITERTVEDQCLILASDGMWDVIDNDIACNVARQCLEDGIPPPAYAAAAAAAGRVPPAACGVVGHQEEPRCVCAASLLCRLALGRETEDNISVIVVDLKHRE from the exons ATGGTGATGGCCAGCGCCGGCGTGAACGTGCCCGCCACCGGTGCCGGCGGCGACGGGGTCGGGAACCcgaccgccgcgcccgccgccaccCAAGAATGCCGGCTGCGCAGGCGCGGCCGCCTCGAGCCGCAAGGATCCGGCGAGGCGGGCCCGAGCTGGGTGCGCCGGCTCCGCCCGGCGGCctcccgcttctcctcctcctcctcgtcgcagTCGGCTTCCCAGGGCTCGTCGCAGGAGGAGGCCGACCCGGAGGTCCAGGAGATGGAGCTGGCGCCGCTCACGCCGGCGGGGCTGCAGCCTGAGCCCGAGCCCGAGCCTGAGCctgtcgccgccgtcgccgcgcagCAGGTGTGGCCCGTGGCGTTCGGCTCCGTGACCATGGCGGGGCGGATGCGGATCATGGAGGACACCGTCTCGCTCCACCCCAACTTGTGCACCTGGGCCGCCGACGGCTCGCCCATGCACTTCTTCGCCGTCTTCGACGGCCACGGCGGCACCCAT GTGTCGGCGCTGTGCCGCGAGCGGATGCACGAGTTGGTGGCGGAGGAGCTGGAAAGGGAGGGAGCCGCGTTCCTGCGTCGCCGGCAGGCGTCGAGCGACGCCGCATTCCTCGGAGGTCCGGGTCCCGCCGCCGAGCCTTGGTCggagcaggcggaggaggagcgcgCGTGGCGGGCCGCGCTGATGCGCAGCTTCCGCCGCGTGGACGCGATGGCGCCGCTGGCGTGCGCGTGCGGCCGCGTCGCGCGCCCGAGCTGCGGCTGCCTGCTCTCCGCCTCCGGCGCCGCTGCCCGCTCCGCCGGCATCGTCGGCTCCACCGCCGTCGTGGCCATCCTCGTCCGCGGCAGCCTGATCGTCGCCAACTGCGGCGACTCCCGCGCCGTGCTCTGCCGCGGGCCCGAAGGGACGCCGCCCGTCCCGCTCTCCTTCGACCACAAG CCGAATCGCCCAGACGAGATGGCGCGGATCACGGCGACCGGCGGCCGGGTGCTGTTCATCAATGGTTACCGCGTGCGTGGAATCCTCGCCATGTCACGCGCAATAG GGGACAGGTTGCTGAGGCCTGAAGTGATCGCTGAGCCGGAGATCACCATCACGGAGCGCACGGTGGAGGACCAGTGCCTGATCCTGGCGAGCGACGGGATGTGGGACGTGATCGACAACGACATCGCCTGCAACGTCGCCCGCCAGTGCCTGGAGGACGGGATCCCGCCTCCGGCCTACGCCGCTGCCGCCGCAGCTGCAGGACGAGTTCCTCCGGCCGCCTGCGGAGTCGTCGGCCACCAGGAGGAGCCCCGGTGCGTCTGCGCCGCCTCGCTCCTGTGCAGGCTCGCCCTCGGCAGGGAGACCGAGGACAACATCAGCGTCATCGTCGTTGACCTGAAGCACAGGGAGTGA